TCCAGCATTGCTCCAATGCACCGACTGCCTCGTCGTATTCGGCCCGCCGCGTTTCGGGGACTTCAATGAGCCGAGCCTCGTGCACGAGGTGCCCCCATTCATGCACGACTCGCGCCGCAAGGAGCTGCCTGTGAAATGGCGAGCCTTCCTCGCGAATCGTGTCGAAGCTCGGCTGGTTCAACGTGTACACGATGCGCCGCCGATCGGCTCGAATGTACACGCCCCCGTCTTGCTCCACGACGTCGCTCGTACGCGATAGAATGTCGGGATCACGCAAGCTCGCGAGCACCATGCGGCTTTTCTCGTCGACGAGCCGCAGATCCGCTTCGAGGCTCGCGCCCGCCCATGACGCGAGGCCCTTCAATGCCGCGCGCACTTCGTCCAGACCGCCCACGAACTCCGGCGAATAAACCGTTTTACCCGTACCATCCACGATTTCGACGTCAGGACGCGCGGATTCGAGAAAAGCACAAAGTTCGTCCACGGGCGCGTCACCGGGAAACGTCTCGGCTTGGGATGCGAGAAACGCGGCTTCCACGTCGCGCGCATTGCTCTCGAATGCGCCGAGCAGCTCCACGAGATCCGGCCGGACGCTTCGGGGAATCAGCAAATCGGCGCCGTCCACGTGCCCGAGCGGCTCGGGATGATCCGGGCGAGGTTCCCGGAGCGGCGAATGATAAAGCTTTTCAATCCATGGCAATGCGCGGGCGAGCGCGAGGAACGCACGGGCATCCGGCCGCGTCGCGCGCGATGCGGCACGGGCAAAGGCGCGCTTTTCGTCGTCGTCGAGCGTCAAAAAATAACTCGAGTTGAAGCAAACGGAGGCGCGAACCGACCGCAAAAAGGCGAGGCGCTCGACGTGAAAGATTTGGTAGCACACCCATTCTTCATTGGACAGGCGCGGGTCGAGGTCCGAAGCGTGAAGGCACCAGGTGACGCCGAGGAAAGGCTGGCTGTAGGGCCTTACGCGGCGAGGATCGGTGATGACGAGGAGATTGGCCTTGCGAGGCGGCAGCCACGAGCCTGGGGCGCGGTCGAAGAGCGACGCGGCGCGCTTGCGGTAAAGGCGGAAGCCGCGATCGAAGAGGTCGAGGTGCTCGCCGGACAAGCCGGGCACTTCGCGCAGCACGGCGCGGATTTCGGGCTCGAGGCCGTCTGCGCCGAGGTATTCGGCTGGGAGGAAAGCGGCGCTGTCGTGGGCAAGGCAAAAGGGCCGGAGGTCCATGAGGGGGAGGATAACACGAATTCGTGGCGTGTGGATGAAAGCCCGTTGTCTGGAAAGAAGAGCTTTCGCGCGCGTCGATCCTCGGCCGCGAAGGACGCTCAGAACAGCACGGGCAGCTTCGCAATGCCTCGCAGAAACGAATTGTTCCACCGGATGTCTTCGGGGGCGGCGCCGAGTCGCAATCCAGGGAATCGCCTGAACAACGTTTCGAATGCGATATGCCCCTCGACCCGAGCCAGCGGCGCACCCACGCAAAGGTGGATTCCTTTGCCGAACGCCACGTGACGCTCGGCCCCCTCACGCGTGATGTCGTAGGTGTCCGGATTGGGAAAACGCGCCGCATCACGATTCGCGGACGCCAAACCGACCATCACCGGTTCACCCTTCGGAATCGTTCGTCCGCCCATTTCGAACGATTCTTTTGCGATCCGTGCCGAAACGAAATCGACCGGCCCCCAATATCGCAGCGTTTCTTCGACGACCTTCGGGGCCAGTTGCGGATCGTTCTTCAGCTTCTCCAGCTCGGTCGGATGCAGCATCAGCGCCAGGACGCCATTGCCGATCAAATTCACCGTCGTCACGTGCCCCGCGAGGTACAGCAGAAATACCGTCGAGAGCACTTCGTCTTCGTTCAGCTTGTCGCCCTCCTCCTCGGTCTGGAGCAGTTGCGTTATCATGTCATGGGTCGGCTTGGCGCGCTTTTTCTTGAAAAGATCGCGCAAGTACGAAATGAACTCGCGCATCCGAGAACGCGTTTCTTCATCCATCTGCCCAGTGCGCCGCCGATCGACTCGTAGCAAATTCTCCGTCCAGTGCTGGACCTCTTTGCGATCCTCGATCGGAATGCCGAGCATATCGGAAATGACCGTGACGGGCAAGGGATAGGCAAATGCCGTAATGATGTCCATGGACCGATCGGGTGCCGACTCGCTCCGCTCCTGCGCCTCGCTTTCCGCTTTGTCGAGCAATTCGTCCGCGATTTTCTGAATACGCGGCCGCATGCTCGCCATCACGCGTTGCGAGAAACTCGGCTGAATCAGCTTGCGCAGCCGCGTGTGATCCGGCGGATCCTTGGAGAGCAGGCTCTCCGATAGCAATCGGAATTCCTCGACGACCGGAGGTAACTTGTTGCGCTGCGCCTCGGTCATGGCGCTACGCGGGTCCGAGGACAACCGCCCATCGACCAGAGCCGCCAGAACTTCGTCGTAACGGCTGACGAAGAGATGCGGCTGTGCGAGAAAATCCTGGACATCGTTTTTTTCGCCGCCGTCTTCTCCGGCGCTCGCGAATTTCACGTTCACGACCGCCCCATTGGCTCGCGCAACGGCATACCCCTCGTGGGCCAGGTTCGGGTCGAGCGATATCGTTATCGCGTTCGTCGCTTGATCATCCGTTCGGTTTTCCATCCGATCCTTCATTCGGTTGTAGCCCGGTCGAGGCATGGATCTGGCGTGCCCTTACATAGGCACGAGCGCGCGCCTCGTCCATGCGTGCGCGACCCGCTGCGACGAACTTCGACAATGCTCGATCACGAATGGAAAGCGGCGGCAGGAACGAATGAATGGATTTTTGACGAAATGAAGAGGAGAGCGGCTTTGGAGGAATCGCTCCGCCGGGAAACGCAGGTCGGTCCGGATGTTCCCCGTGGGTTCATTCACCCATGGCGACGTGACCATGGTAATAAGCCCCCTGCCAATAAATTATTTCCCCATGGACTGGTCCACGCGGTACTTCTGCTGGAACGTGTATTCATACCGGGCCATGTCGTCCTGGGAGCGAAACGTCAGCCTTGCTCGCGCGCCGTCGCTGCCAACGCCGAACATCTCACCATCGACGCTCACGGTCGTCGCGAGAATGCCTTCTCCATAGGTGGTCTTGGCAGAGTAGCTAATGACTCCTTCGCCTTCACTCTCCCAACGTCCCTCAGAGCTCGTGCATGGGAAAAAAGCGAAGCGGATCGTGGGTATAGCGGAAAGTGCCATCGGGATAAAACTCCCAGAATCCTTGATCGAAGGCCTGTTTCGCTTTCCCATTGGCAAGGAGTTGGTCGGCGCCTGCGATCGTTCGTCGCGCCTGATCCATCAATGGATCGTCGCTTGGAGGTGCTTGCGGAGCGTGTGCCGGATTTTCGAGTGGAATGGGGTGGCTGGCGAGCACCAGCGCATTGCCCTGGTTGGGCCGGTGAATGCCTCGTTCGAGCGGCAAATCGAAGCGGCTCGAAAAATGGATGGCCCATGTCGTTCCCCACCCACTCCCGGCCATGCGGGCGGCTCCGAGAGAGGCATCGCCGAACGTGCAATCGAACGATACCTGGAGGACGATTTCGTTCGCGTGCGCATAATGAATCGTGGCGCTCACGCGCTGTCCATCGGGGACTGGTCGATTGTCCTGCGAGCGCCCATTGCCTGTGATCGTCCAAGGAGACAAACCCGAGCTGTAGGTCCCCATGAGGCGCGCGGAAAGGATATGGCCCTTGTAGGCACGTACTTCGAACGTTCCGTCGGGGAAGAAGACCCACCGCGACGATTCAGAAGACCTCCCGCATGTTTTGCTGGACAACCGCTTCATCGAAGCGTTGTACCATGGGCTCGGTCGCGTCGCCGCCACCGAGGTTCACGCCCTGCGCGCGCTTGAGCCTTCGGCGGGTGAAAGCGCCGGATCGAGCCCGCTTGCCACGCGCCGGGAAGGACTTGCCGTGCCATAGGCCCTGCACTCTCATCGTGCCCTGCTGCTGGCGCGACGCCGTCAGCGCGCTCCGTCGATGGTTGAGAAGCACCAGATCGGGATTCGGTAGAGTCCACAAGCACAAATGGCAAGCGCCGCAATGGCGATTGCAGAGAGAATGGCTCGCATGGAATTCGTCTCCAGTACGTTGGCGTCAATGGGCCGCGTGATGGGCAGACACTCGGCCTCCACCGCAGCAGCAACCGGCGTGCCACGACTCGAGGTGCGTGCTGGCGCATGCAATGATGCCTCTTCGGGGCATTCATCACCGCGAGCGCACCCGAATGCACGCGCTCCACCCGACCTGGCAACCCGGGTCCTTCTACCTGCCAAGGGGTTCGGGATCAAATGC
The sequence above is a segment of the Polyangiaceae bacterium genome. Coding sequences within it:
- a CDS encoding cytochrome P450 — protein: MPRPGYNRMKDRMENRTDDQATNAITISLDPNLAHEGYAVARANGAVVNVKFASAGEDGGEKNDVQDFLAQPHLFVSRYDEVLAALVDGRLSSDPRSAMTEAQRNKLPPVVEEFRLLSESLLSKDPPDHTRLRKLIQPSFSQRVMASMRPRIQKIADELLDKAESEAQERSESAPDRSMDIITAFAYPLPVTVISDMLGIPIEDRKEVQHWTENLLRVDRRRTGQMDEETRSRMREFISYLRDLFKKKRAKPTHDMITQLLQTEEEGDKLNEDEVLSTVFLLYLAGHVTTVNLIGNGVLALMLHPTELEKLKNDPQLAPKVVEETLRYWGPVDFVSARIAKESFEMGGRTIPKGEPVMVGLASANRDAARFPNPDTYDITREGAERHVAFGKGIHLCVGAPLARVEGHIAFETLFRRFPGLRLGAAPEDIRWNNSFLRGIAKLPVLF